A part of Haliotis asinina isolate JCU_RB_2024 chromosome 10, JCU_Hal_asi_v2, whole genome shotgun sequence genomic DNA contains:
- the LOC137299047 gene encoding transcription factor Sp9-like isoform X3: protein MAATVIGDPQPFGGTPLAMLAAQCSKITNKSPPPLAEATVGKSFVPWKKGVATSDNRNPLHLTSQRVPTLNPSLSMTSSGLTYPRSTINSSCSGSYGSDMLYPTTTSASQSDISQAAFLQKMHGDSGIGNSSFGGMYSRVPSVTGHHYEAWPFAAGMTSSHPPATHTLKTEMTTTVNGGSPWWEMHSANMHSNPSNWLSDIPSSASGPHSQISSGYPSSEYPLGYSLPSAPSSLLSSGQHLLQDTYKSMLPAQGELGASSVTPFLTRPGLSGIPSPRSQRRYTGRATCDCPNCQEADRLGPAGEHLRKRNIHSCHIPGCGKVYNKTSHLKAHLRWHTGERPFVCNWLFCGKRFTRSDELQRHLRTHTGEKRFACPVCNKRFMRSDHLSKHVKTHSQSGDKKGSGSDTENSQEAVNVNTSPANTAAQISQVPIKEEQAMR, encoded by the exons ATGGCAGCAACTGTCATTGGG gATCCTCAGCCATTTGGCGGAACACCACTTGCAATGCTAGCAGCTCAGTGCAGCAAAATCACAAACAAGAGCCCCCCACCATTAGCAGAGGCGACAGTCGGCAAGAGTTTTGTCCCTTGGAAGAAGGGTGTTGCTACTAGCGATAACCGCAACCCGCTACATCTTACATCACAGAGAGTCCCTACTCTCAACCCCTCGTTGTCGATGACCAGTAGTGGACTAACCTACCCTCGGTCAACAATCAACTCGTCTTGTTCCGGAAGCTACGGAAGCGACATGCTGTACCCAACAACAACGTCTGCCTCTCAGAGCGACATCTCCCAGGCGGCATTCCTCCAGAAGATGCACGGAGATAGCGGTATAGGAAATTCGAGCTTCGGAGGAATGTACTCAAGGGTTCCTTCAGTCACCGGCCACCATTACGAAGCGTGGCCCTTCGCAGCAGGCATGACGTCATCACACCCCCCGGCGACGCATACGTTGAAGACCGAGATGACGACAACGGTAAACGGCGGATCGCCGTGGTGGGAGATGCATTCTGCGAACATGCACTCCAACCCTTCCAACTGGCTGTCGGACATTCCCAGTTCGGCCTCTGGACCACATTCTCAGATATCCAGTGGATATCCATCCTCAGAATATCCCCTGGGGTACAGCCTACCATCCGCCCCTAGTTCTCTACTCTCCTCGGGCCAACATTTGTTACAGGACACTTACAAATCTATGCTCCCTGCCCAAGGGGAACTGGGAGCGTCCAGTGTGACCCCCTTCCTCACCCGACCGGGCTTGTCTGGGATCCCCAGTCCACGGAGTCAGAGAAGGTACACGGGAAGGGCGACTTGCGACTGTCCCAACTGCCAGGAAGCAGATAGACTCGGGCCCGCCGGGGAACATCTCCGGAAACGGAACATTCATAGTTGCCATATCCCTGGCTGTGGTAAGGTGTATAACAAAACCTCACATCTTAAAGCTCATCTACGTTGGCATACTGGCGAGAGACCGTTTGTGTGTAACTGGTTGTTTTGTGGGAAAAGATTCACGAGGTCAGATGAGCTTCAGCGGCACTTGCGAACGCATACCGGAGAGAAGAGATTCGCTTGCCCCGTGTGCAATAAAAGGTTCATGCGCAGTGATCATCTGAGCAAGCATGTGAAGACCCATAGTCAGTCAGGGGATAAGAAAGGCAGCGGAAGTGACACGGAGAACAGTCAGGAAGCTGTCAATGTCAACACATCTCCTGCTAACACTGCCGCACAAATCTCACAAGTACCCATAAAAGAAGAACAGGCAATGagatag
- the LOC137299047 gene encoding transcription factor Sp9-like isoform X1 encodes MDDTKDKDPDKESDPQPFGGTPLAMLAAQCSKITNKSPPPLAEATVGKSFVPWKKGVATSDNRNPLHLTSQRVPTLNPSLSMTSSGLTYPRSTINSSCSGSYGSDMLYPTTTSASQSDISQAAFLQKMHGDSGIGNSSFGGMYSRVPSVTGHHYEAWPFAAGMTSSHPPATHTLKTEMTTTVNGGSPWWEMHSANMHSNPSNWLSDIPSSASGPHSQISSGYPSSEYPLGYSLPSAPSSLLSSGQHLLQDTYKSMLPAQGELGASSVTPFLTRPGLSGIPSPRSQRRYTGRATCDCPNCQEADRLGPAGEHLRKRNIHSCHIPGCGKVYNKTSHLKAHLRWHTGERPFVCNWLFCGKRFTRSDELQRHLRTHTGEKRFACPVCNKRFMRSDHLSKHVKTHSQSGDKKGSGSDTENSQEAVNVNTSPANTAAQISQVPIKEEQAMR; translated from the exons ATGGATGACACCAAGGATAAGGATCCGGATAAGGAAAGT gATCCTCAGCCATTTGGCGGAACACCACTTGCAATGCTAGCAGCTCAGTGCAGCAAAATCACAAACAAGAGCCCCCCACCATTAGCAGAGGCGACAGTCGGCAAGAGTTTTGTCCCTTGGAAGAAGGGTGTTGCTACTAGCGATAACCGCAACCCGCTACATCTTACATCACAGAGAGTCCCTACTCTCAACCCCTCGTTGTCGATGACCAGTAGTGGACTAACCTACCCTCGGTCAACAATCAACTCGTCTTGTTCCGGAAGCTACGGAAGCGACATGCTGTACCCAACAACAACGTCTGCCTCTCAGAGCGACATCTCCCAGGCGGCATTCCTCCAGAAGATGCACGGAGATAGCGGTATAGGAAATTCGAGCTTCGGAGGAATGTACTCAAGGGTTCCTTCAGTCACCGGCCACCATTACGAAGCGTGGCCCTTCGCAGCAGGCATGACGTCATCACACCCCCCGGCGACGCATACGTTGAAGACCGAGATGACGACAACGGTAAACGGCGGATCGCCGTGGTGGGAGATGCATTCTGCGAACATGCACTCCAACCCTTCCAACTGGCTGTCGGACATTCCCAGTTCGGCCTCTGGACCACATTCTCAGATATCCAGTGGATATCCATCCTCAGAATATCCCCTGGGGTACAGCCTACCATCCGCCCCTAGTTCTCTACTCTCCTCGGGCCAACATTTGTTACAGGACACTTACAAATCTATGCTCCCTGCCCAAGGGGAACTGGGAGCGTCCAGTGTGACCCCCTTCCTCACCCGACCGGGCTTGTCTGGGATCCCCAGTCCACGGAGTCAGAGAAGGTACACGGGAAGGGCGACTTGCGACTGTCCCAACTGCCAGGAAGCAGATAGACTCGGGCCCGCCGGGGAACATCTCCGGAAACGGAACATTCATAGTTGCCATATCCCTGGCTGTGGTAAGGTGTATAACAAAACCTCACATCTTAAAGCTCATCTACGTTGGCATACTGGCGAGAGACCGTTTGTGTGTAACTGGTTGTTTTGTGGGAAAAGATTCACGAGGTCAGATGAGCTTCAGCGGCACTTGCGAACGCATACCGGAGAGAAGAGATTCGCTTGCCCCGTGTGCAATAAAAGGTTCATGCGCAGTGATCATCTGAGCAAGCATGTGAAGACCCATAGTCAGTCAGGGGATAAGAAAGGCAGCGGAAGTGACACGGAGAACAGTCAGGAAGCTGTCAATGTCAACACATCTCCTGCTAACACTGCCGCACAAATCTCACAAGTACCCATAAAAGAAGAACAGGCAATGagatag
- the LOC137299047 gene encoding transcription factor Sp9-like isoform X2 encodes MLQYSPPDPQPFGGTPLAMLAAQCSKITNKSPPPLAEATVGKSFVPWKKGVATSDNRNPLHLTSQRVPTLNPSLSMTSSGLTYPRSTINSSCSGSYGSDMLYPTTTSASQSDISQAAFLQKMHGDSGIGNSSFGGMYSRVPSVTGHHYEAWPFAAGMTSSHPPATHTLKTEMTTTVNGGSPWWEMHSANMHSNPSNWLSDIPSSASGPHSQISSGYPSSEYPLGYSLPSAPSSLLSSGQHLLQDTYKSMLPAQGELGASSVTPFLTRPGLSGIPSPRSQRRYTGRATCDCPNCQEADRLGPAGEHLRKRNIHSCHIPGCGKVYNKTSHLKAHLRWHTGERPFVCNWLFCGKRFTRSDELQRHLRTHTGEKRFACPVCNKRFMRSDHLSKHVKTHSQSGDKKGSGSDTENSQEAVNVNTSPANTAAQISQVPIKEEQAMR; translated from the exons ATGCTACAGTATTCTCCACCT gATCCTCAGCCATTTGGCGGAACACCACTTGCAATGCTAGCAGCTCAGTGCAGCAAAATCACAAACAAGAGCCCCCCACCATTAGCAGAGGCGACAGTCGGCAAGAGTTTTGTCCCTTGGAAGAAGGGTGTTGCTACTAGCGATAACCGCAACCCGCTACATCTTACATCACAGAGAGTCCCTACTCTCAACCCCTCGTTGTCGATGACCAGTAGTGGACTAACCTACCCTCGGTCAACAATCAACTCGTCTTGTTCCGGAAGCTACGGAAGCGACATGCTGTACCCAACAACAACGTCTGCCTCTCAGAGCGACATCTCCCAGGCGGCATTCCTCCAGAAGATGCACGGAGATAGCGGTATAGGAAATTCGAGCTTCGGAGGAATGTACTCAAGGGTTCCTTCAGTCACCGGCCACCATTACGAAGCGTGGCCCTTCGCAGCAGGCATGACGTCATCACACCCCCCGGCGACGCATACGTTGAAGACCGAGATGACGACAACGGTAAACGGCGGATCGCCGTGGTGGGAGATGCATTCTGCGAACATGCACTCCAACCCTTCCAACTGGCTGTCGGACATTCCCAGTTCGGCCTCTGGACCACATTCTCAGATATCCAGTGGATATCCATCCTCAGAATATCCCCTGGGGTACAGCCTACCATCCGCCCCTAGTTCTCTACTCTCCTCGGGCCAACATTTGTTACAGGACACTTACAAATCTATGCTCCCTGCCCAAGGGGAACTGGGAGCGTCCAGTGTGACCCCCTTCCTCACCCGACCGGGCTTGTCTGGGATCCCCAGTCCACGGAGTCAGAGAAGGTACACGGGAAGGGCGACTTGCGACTGTCCCAACTGCCAGGAAGCAGATAGACTCGGGCCCGCCGGGGAACATCTCCGGAAACGGAACATTCATAGTTGCCATATCCCTGGCTGTGGTAAGGTGTATAACAAAACCTCACATCTTAAAGCTCATCTACGTTGGCATACTGGCGAGAGACCGTTTGTGTGTAACTGGTTGTTTTGTGGGAAAAGATTCACGAGGTCAGATGAGCTTCAGCGGCACTTGCGAACGCATACCGGAGAGAAGAGATTCGCTTGCCCCGTGTGCAATAAAAGGTTCATGCGCAGTGATCATCTGAGCAAGCATGTGAAGACCCATAGTCAGTCAGGGGATAAGAAAGGCAGCGGAAGTGACACGGAGAACAGTCAGGAAGCTGTCAATGTCAACACATCTCCTGCTAACACTGCCGCACAAATCTCACAAGTACCCATAAAAGAAGAACAGGCAATGagatag